AAAGAGCCTGAGTCAGACATGTATCCTACAAGCCAGAGGATCCTGCAATGCCAGTCAGCTAGTAACATCAGGTTCTGCTCATCTGGTTTCAATACTGTGTTTTGTTGGAAAAAACTACATCCCGCTGTTGACATGAACCACAGATGTCCAAATGGTAACAGCACTCCCCTTGTCTTCACGGCTTCCAGTAACAGGACAGCAGTGGGTCAGACAAAAACTGCTTAAGATGGACGCAAATAATATTAGATGAGCTTCCTCTAAGTCAGGATAAGTAATTCCAAGTGGAGTTCTTCTACAAGTAGAAAAGAGTCatttgcatttggaaaacacaatgaaaaaaatgggTATGTTATGGCAATAATCccgtaaaaaaacaacaaaaaaaacccaaaaacaaacaaaagaactagAGATGAGGTATGAGAGAAGACATTTCTTCTGACTGCGAGTTAAACTAGTGAGCTAGCAGGCAAAGCAAAATGTTGAGCACAGAAAATATGTGTTGACATGCAATTAAATCAAGCTTTTGCTAATAAGCATCATTATCCACAATAATATAATTAAgatatatttgtaaaataaaagatgatttgagtgtctgtttttaaaacaaggAGAAGGGATAACTTTTTAAACTATAAAACTTTTCAGGGTGCCATCATCTCCAACCTGCTGGCCAACAGCAGCTACGTGGTTCAGGTGGTGGCTGTTTGCACCAATGGCCTCAGAGGACGATGGAGTGACCAGATTATAGTAGACATGCCGCTAGAAGACCCTGGTACAAACACATTTAGCTTCATAAGAGCACATGTTTTAGTTGTTAGACTTAGTACAGtcataaattataataattttttccCTCGTTTTTAGAAAGTGACTCCACCGCTGACATTGCCACGGGGGTGTCAGGAGGCCACAAAGAGGTAGGACAGTCTGTGTATCTGTGACTTCATCCAATCCTGCTGAATATTCCATTATTATCGTACACTGCTGATGTTTGCCTTGTGTTCGGTCATATCAGCAAACATAATTATTATGTAAATGAATTTCTTAATATCACCAGAGACTGGTCATTGAATGTATATTGAGGACAATCAAAGGCTATGAACTCAGTGGTctgaaaaaatgtcattttagcTGTGATGTCTTGTctggttttctgtctgtgtgggGTTGGAGATTAAAACTCAGACACTATTACAGTATAATAAGGCCTGGAAGAGAGATGCGGTCCTATCAAAAAGAAAGTACAGCCTCTAACAGTTCTTAAGTCTGCACAGGGCATAAAAAagtcatcttctttttttatttatttttattgcagctCTTAAAACAAGAttagtttttcttaaataattaCTTAACCAAATTAGCAATGTGTGAAAAGTCAAGTACATTTGGAGTCCATCTTTCTACAGTGAGACAGGTTATCCACATATGGAAAGTTTTCAAGGCAGCTGCTGGTCTTCCCAGGAGTGGGCATCCCAGCAAGTTCACCTCAAGGACATACATttagagaaactgcaaaaaccCCAAAAACCACAgctcagactctacaggccttATTTAACATTTGAACAAGTAGGGCTTGTTTGGAGTGGTTTCTAGAAGAGTATACAGCTCATGCTTATGTTTGCACAGTTTCATCTGGATCTACCACAAGACTTTTGGAACATAAGACTAAAGTGGAGATATTTGTCTCCTGACAGCTAAAGGtgtcatgcaacaggacaatgatccaaaaaaaaaaaaaacagctaaagacctaaaatgaaaagaatcaaggtgttgcaATGGTCCAAAGTCCAGACATCAACCTGACTGAATCCTTGCTAACATATAATAGacaatgtaaatgaaaaaggagttAATTGTGATACTTGGTGAGAACCGGATGCTTCTTATGTCCTGATTTGTAAAACTTTAGGAGTGAAAGAGGGTatacttttgcttttattttactgttttcaggTTGTTGAATCCTTCTTTCTGTAAGCTGGCATTTAGCAAATGAGGTGCATCTCTGTCAGgacctgtgtgtctgtgtgactgtTACGCATCATCATAAATGGCCAATGAGAAGAGACATTTTTAGTTTGAATATTGGGCTCTGTTTGTTTCCTCAAGGCAAGGCAAAAttatttctataaaacattCCATGAacaatgctttacataaaacattaaaagcattacagcggggtgcagacCTGTTTGGAATTTAATGTAGGAATCAATGATAATCTGAATTGGTAATGCTCAAACAATTCCCACCTCTATTTCTGTTTATTCCATTAGTTTCCACAAGAAGTGGTTCAATAAGAAAAATCCCTTCTAGTTGTTTATTCCACCTCCATAAACAGTGTTTCATTAGATATCTTATGAAACAGCTCCACACtgtggtcttttttttcttgctttaggTCTCACCTGTAGCTGGATGGGAGAAGCCAGAGAACCAGAATCAGCTTGAGTTGGCTCCAGAGGACCACAGCCCAGTTGAGGAGATCCCAGCTGAGCAGACCAGAGTTTACCAGAACCACCCTTCACATAACCAGAACCAGCCCACTGACCACATCCAAGCAAACCAAAACATCCCTTTCCAAGTCTACTCAAGTTCAAGCCCAAAGACCGCCTCTGACTCTGCCGTCCTGCAGAAAACTGGACTCAACCAACACAGGTCCAAGCCTGATGTCACTGATCAAAACTGGGTTGAAGGTGACCAGCTGATCCCAGCAAACTGGCCCTTTATGAATCCAGGCTCTAACAGCAATGGTGCAACCTGGGTAACTCAAGCGGCCGAGCAGCCGGGTTTTCTGTTTCCAATTGGTCGGACGACCGTTCCCCCATCGACCCGCCGACAAATCACAGAAGAGGCATCATTGTCGATGTTGACACCTCAGGTCATTCTCTTCACCTCCTTTTCCCTCagttttctcttcattcttacaTCTAAATAAATCAGTATTGCAGGAGGAATCaagtattttatacattttcattcaAGCTAGTTTCTGCAtcggtttgttttctttcttctgtagtTGAGGGATGATGATCCATCAGACCAAGATCGAGAAAATGGCCTTCTAAAGTCGGACCTGTACACCCCTTCAGTGGAGAACATCAAAGTCACTGATATCTTCTATGAAGACACAGTTTCCAGCACTCAAATGGAAACCACCACTTACCCTGCAACAGTGTTTGCTTCTGTGGCGCTAGGTCAGACATAACCAGGATTTCCACAGTTGCAGAACAAATGTTCTCTTCTGCTGGATACTTACTTGTATcactaatttgttttgtaaagacAGCAGACGTTAAGGTTTTTCTGAATTTGTAGTCTCACAAATCTGGAAAATCATGGCATATCATATTTATATCCACAGGTAAAGTAACTAAAGACTTCCTGCCATCCTCTGAAGATAGTGAAGCCCCTCTGGACAAGACAGTCCCAAATCCCACCACCTCTGATTCCTCCACCGCTTCCACCGTCTGGATAAAGCAGAACACAGCAACTGCAAGCAACACACCCACTGACTCAGTCTACAAATCATTCACAACCTCTCCTTTGCTCAGAGTGTTAATGCATACAACTCAGCCCATGTTCAGCGGTAAGAACAAAATCACATCTTTTTGAATTCTGTTAAACTCCGTTTAAAAGCATGTCTACGTTTTCAGTGCTAGAGATTCTATTCAGCAGATGTTCTgcataaatgtatatttttccaTGGTGGGTGGACAGCTGGACTAATTGCAGTGGATGCTTTCTTTTCTACTTTAATGGTCCACACTGTGCAGCTAATCACTGCTACGCGGTGTCATCGGGGTGGCATCTGTGTGGTGACATGATGTGGATAATGCTGGTGGTGGTAATAATGAAGAAGGAGGCGTTGATTATGGCTGGAGCATTAATCAGTGTCCTCCTCGCTCTCTGATGTGGCTCACAATTACATATGCTTCTGCAAATCTCACTGCTAGTTGCTCGATGTGGTCAAACTTTCCTGCCTGGCAACAATCTACTTGAATCTCCTCAAGCTTGGTGATTAGTGTCTACATTTGTGACTTCTTCTGTATGTCTGACTTCTCTTCTGTAGCTCAACAGCACTCTCTGGTGGTGgctcttttcttttgtcctttgCTGCTTTTTGACATTGCTGTCCATCCTCACTATTGTGGCTTTAGTTGAAGGATGAGAGTTGACAGAAGTTCATGCCTTAACTTAAGAGAGACATATTTTAAAAGGAGACACTGTTGCTTTGGCTTTTCTTGCAGCAAATTCACCCACATCAAGACTTCACTCAAATGCACATCAATCTTCTGGCTTCATGGATTTTCCTAGCACTACAAGTGGAATCAGCCAGATAAACTCAGCGGTTTCTGTCCGTGATGGGAGTGTCACGCTCAGTAAATACACCATTAGCTCAGATTCTTCTACTACCCTCCATAAAAACAAGTCCTCCAAGGGTCACTTTGTTGTCTTTTCACAGCTGAATTCCAAAAATCCATCAATCTTTTCTCCTTTTGGCTCCCAGAATCTAAAAACTAGAAACTCCCCGTCTATGCTGTCTGATTATGTCTCAAGTATCATTAATTCATCCAGAACATCTGTTCATACTGAAAGGAATAAAAGGATTCAAGGTATTTTGAATATCACCTCAGAGCCACATCGCCACAATGAAGAGGAAGCCAGTGCAGATGGAAATGAGGACAACCAAAAGAGAAATTCTGTCACACCTTTCTTTGATTTCAGAAGTTTTGATTTGCCAGACAGCCCAACAGATAACAGTGGATCAGGCTCCAGTCATAACGACAACTTTGATGAGGAATCACATGAAAAAGCTAAAGTATGGCCtcagttttcctcttttccaaGCTCTGCTGATGACTTAAAGGTGGATCAAACTGGGGAAAAGCGCAGATCACCTGGAAGTAAAAAAGCCTCTGAAAGAGATGATACAAAGGAAGCAAGAAATGACATAGTGGCAGAGAGAGAGGTGGAATTTGAGGAAAGtggtgaggaagaggaaaagactAACATGGGAAATCATGGTGTGAAATATGTGGGAAGGAAATCAAATGAGAGTTTTAGACACCTCAACATCCCTGCAGGCAATGACATGctgacagaagaaaataaatctaaagtGGAGACGGAAGATGGATGGACACTGCACAGCGACGTTGGCAGTGGGGCTGAAGATGTCAGTGGCTCTGGAGAGCATGCTGGGATTGATGATGGGGAAAATATAAACAGGGATAAAGAGGGTTTTAAATCTTTAGGCAAAAATATATGCACTTCCAAGGATAAGAGAAGGGATTACAGCAATGAAGAATTATCATCTGAAAGAAGAGACATTCTGCAGCAGCTTGTTGGTAACAATGCACCGGCAGCAGACTCTCTGTTTATCAGCCATAAACACAATGAAGTAGGTCAAAACAGAAGCTTTGACAGTTCAGTTATTGGATTTATGACTACTGTTGCATACAAGAAGGAGCAAGTGGATAAAAGAAAAGCTGCTCTGGAGAGTGAGGAATATATAGAAGACAGCAACAAAGAAGGTAGAAGAGCAGGTGGTGATGCAGGTGCAGCTGGAGACGGTTTGCAGGATTTTTCGAGTGTGCATAAGTTATTATTTGATGCCTCAAGGAGCCTTGCCCCTCTGCTCAACCTGACAGACAGCAACAAGGCAACAGAGGAGCAAATGGAAGGTAAATGTTGCACAGTATTTGAAAGTCCCACAGCTTTGCCTGTTTGTAGACAAATATAGCGAGGATATAAATTTACTATCATATTGCTTTCTGTCATGTATGTATTATTTAAGTAAAATCTGCCACTGTGGGACTCTAAGATTGAACTGCCTACTGGTTTGAAAATGATCTGTCAGGTAGATCTGTGTATTCAGGCAGAAGATTTCATTTCTGGCTGCCTTGCTGTGACCAAAGGTTttccccaggggtcagtcctggGCCCACTTAGCCAAACCTGGAAAGAATATTCATTTTCTATCACAGAAGGTATCTGGCAAAATAAGCGTTTCATGGTGCTATTTTCATCTCATCATCCAGCTGGGGAAGCCATCTGTTTTCTGCACTGACTCCCTGTCTTGTCCAAACAGCAAATTAGAAGATTTGCTGGTAAATAAAAGGGGACATTAAGCAGATAAAGATAAAAGCAATGGAGACCAGACCTAAAAGAAGTCAGTGTTCTGGTTAAATTAGTTGTATGCCCTTAAGTAAGGCTGTAGCCATTTTTGAACATGAGCACTGGAGATGTTGAGGAGAACATGTGGACAACTTGTATGGTGTTTTTCCTGCAGTTGTTTCCACAAGCAATTCATACCTGGAGATTTTATGCTGGAGAAGCGTCTTAGAGTTGAAAATGTAAGAGGGGCAAGGCTGTGTGGAGCACAAAAGGAAGCAAGACATGATGCAAAAAAATGCACTTTGGAAATGGCTGCGTTTTCTTTACAGTACCTTGAAAATTGCAGGTGACCTCTTTGTTGACCATTATTATCCATAGCAGCAGCTctcaccagcacacacacacttacttaACTCACTCCGTAGCAGCAAATGCTCTGGAAAATTATCTGCTACGTTTGCATGTTGTCACACTGTCTGGTGTTCTAGATTTTTCATGGGGGCTGGGTGAAAACTCCCCAGAACTAAGCTGTTTGCATTCTAACATGCCACTGCTCCAAAAGATCTCCACAACATTTCAGAACtccagtgcatgtgtgaaaatggctgataaaaagATGGTAAGTATCCATTTGGACCAAGTCTGAATGGAACCATATTAAGCCATCTGAAGGTCAGTTCATAGTTTGAATTTGTGACTTTTCAGATATTCATGTGGTTGAATTTATATTACAGTTCGGGGCAGCTGCACcaaattgttttttatatatgcaACTCTGGTTTAATTCTTTAGTCTGTTAGTCAAGTGCTTTGCCAACTCTCTATGTAAACGTTTCTGAATGTGTCTTGTTATTCTTTCATTGAAGAATTGTGGCGGTTTGGATTATGGTGAATATCTTTGGAAAGTCTTTTTTCTAATCAGTCGTCTATGTTATTCTCCAATTTCAGcacattgttttctttgtttggtgtGTCTTTGGTCCTGCCCTTTGACTTGGAGGTTGGTTGTCTGTGGATGATTTGACCTCATGCTGGAGCAGATATGGTTACTAAATTGGCTTTTGAGGGAGATTGTATGTTAATTTGATGTCTTACATGTTTGAACAAGACAAACTTTTAATAAAGTTGCAAGCAATATTGTGTCTATATTCTGTTCCTGCTTTCCCAGAGGGACCAAAAAATTGTTCTCTTGGAAGTTTGAGAAATCGTTTGAGATTCCTTACTGGCTCACTGACTGTTGTCCAGTAATTTCTTTTCATaggtaaaacatttttctagcTACTGTGTTGTgtaatatgaataatataaacttttctttgtctcttttagAAGGCAGCAACAGCAGCCATGAGTCTCGGGTTGGTTTGGTTGAAGGCATGGAGAGGGAAAAGAGGACGGTGGTTCCTCTGGCTGTCGTTTCCACTCTTACCATCCTTTGTCTGCTGGTACTGGTGGGCATACTTATCTACTGGAGGTACAGTCCCACACAAGCACAGCAAGTCAGTCACTATATTCTCACCTCCACACTTGATGGAGATTTTAATTTCTCTATGTTACAGAAACTGTTTCCAGGCAGCTCATTTCTATCCAGATGACAGCGCATCACCAAAAGTCATATCTGCTCCATCTACACCCCTGCTACTGGCCACAGGTATCACTAAAGCAAAGAGCAAagagtgtgtgtcagtgtgccCCTTCTTGGTATGACCAAAGGTGTTCTGCATGGGTCAATTCTGGGCccacttattttatttcttgattAAAATATTGCAAATTTCActtatatgctgatgatacagtaGTACACTGCACTGggccttgttttgttttaaaacaaaattaactcaTGATATTCAAAATGAAAACCGAGGTGACTGAGTATTTCTTCTGTTACCACTTTTCAGGGTTATGGAATTATAATAGATGGTTCATTATCTTTTACAGCTCATATCCAGCAACTAGTGACAATGAAATTaagctgaaatgtgttttttttattccagaaTCAAGCCATGTTTTTCATTCAAGGCCAAAAAGGGATATGTTGAAATGCATTAAATACAGATTGATCATCACTGTAAATCATCACTGGCTGGATGGCATTGTTGActcatttatattatttaccAAGCCATTCTTGGTCTGTTTCTGATTATTTCTAGATCTACATGAAAAACTCAACAAATAAGTACTTACTTGTACTTATTTGTTGTGTTAATCAGAGCAGTTGGtcttatttatatttgcattgtACATTGAAGGAAATGCTGTTTACTCTGTTTACATGGAATCAACTtcaaaattacttaaaattaaAGAAGCTCAGCTTGCAGAAAAAatttaaagcagttttatgtGACTTAGACACAGACACTTTAAGCTgtacatgttttgtttaatctttcttttcctGGCGTTGAGCTTGTGATAAACATCTCTGtggttttgtgttttaagtggttcactttatttaaagttttaactaAAGGCTATAATTTAAGGTTGTGTTACAGATGGCCATGAGTCGCTGACAGTGAAGCAGTTTGTGAAGCACATCATGGAGCTCCACAGTAACAACACTTTCTCTAAGGAGTTTGAGGTGTGTGAGTGAGACGTTCAGTAAGACTTTCCTAAGATTTCATTATTTCTCCTGTTTTCTATAAACCGACTGTTTGCTTTAAACCGGCTCTATTGACAATCTGTGCTAACATGTATCCTGATGGGTAAGATCACAAATAGACTATGTATATGTGTCCATACCTGGCATGATCATGTGTcaagatttttttaactaaGACTAGATCAGCAACAGAAATGATAAGACATAGATACATAGAAAATAACCTAATTGCTGTGTGACGTTAATATTGTAGAGTTCCTTGTCAGCCACAGCCAGCTCATCTGTTTAAGCAGATGAAACAACACTCAGATAAACTGACAAGTTCTGATAATGAGGGTGCACACTGACCAAAGACAAAACGATTCCATGCTCCAAAATCTTCTCCTTTTATGGCTCAgtgtattttaactgtttttgtgACAAGTCAAATCACATTTAGTCTCAGGTGCTGAAGAACTTCTCTCTTGTTAGGATACAAATATGTGTGTCCTTGAACATTTATGTAAAGCTGGCTGGCAGGTTTTTGGACCAAACATGTGGTTTGAAACTTTTTATGGTTGCAGTGGTAGTTTTAGGGATACTTGCATGTTTATTGTCTTCTGCTGAGAGAAGGGTGTTAGTTGGATGGGTATGTTACAAGCTACATTCATTTGCACCTGAGGATCTGAGGTTCACccaagtaaaagtcagtttacatttaattttttataaggGGTGGCAGTCGCTGTACACTGAAGTGTTATTTCGGTCTGATTCCAACGGGATTTAAAGGCATTCTGATTGTACTCACACCCATGTTTACCTCCATCCACTTGTGATCCTGTCAACCATGTTAGCACTGGATGTGAGCAGAGTCTTGGTTTACCTTGTATAAGTACCTCATTTTTCATATCTCCTTAATGCGCTTCCATATCACTATTAACATCATGTTCCGTAGGAACTCCATTTAGTGTAATTTCAAGGTGCAGCATGTCATACATCAGTTTACAGGAAGGGTGTTTTATCACTAGCTTtccaaaataaattcaaaacaaaCCAACTGAAAAGAGCAAGGATAAAAAGCAAGGATAGATGGATAAAAACTACCTGCTGCTGGTTTTCAGGGTGAAACAGTGGATACAACTGCATGTTAGACACCTCTGTTTCAGAGCATGAACCTCCTAAGAAACACACTcagataaaattaattaaactataCTCCTCCCTGTAATTGCCaacatatttgtgtgttttccccATCTTATAAACACTTTTGCTTTTTCCATAGCAACACCAAACCACTGTTTTACATCACTAATTTCTTTTACATCCAAACCTTCAGGATATTTGTTCAGTGAAAATGATGGCATTGATATTTAACCTAGCATGTAGAATATTACATCATTGCTAATACAGCTGCAAGTTTCTATTCCACAACACAGATGGGAAAACCTGGATATTTCCCCCTCAACGCTGCCTCTCTGTGTGTATCTGAACCCCAAATTCCTGTACCTGCACTGACTccctgtttgtctgtctgtcatcTTGTCCCCCTACCCCACTCTTGTCACCATCTCCACCACCATCGTCGTGCTTTCTGCATCCTCACCACCCTCCATTAGATTGTCAAAGAGTCCTATGAGGTAAGATTCCTACCATCCCTCTCCTGCTGCAGAGGTGTTGTTTTCTGGCCCTCTAAAAAACACCTGTAGCTGCACTAGTTATAAACCTTTTCATTTGCTTTGAACTTTCTGTTGCAAATTAGGAAACTTAAATCCAACTTGTCATTTTACAGCTTTATTGGAAATATAAGCCCAAAATATTTGGTCAACATCAGTCAACTTCATGTAGTATGATTACTATATAGAAATAGCTACTGCAGCATAATGAGATGGGGACAAAATCTATTATATCTATTTAGATTTACAATTTACTTACTTGTACTTATTTGTTGTGTTAATCAGAGCAGTTGGccttttttatatttgcattgtACATTATTTTGTGTTCCAGGAGGTGCAGGCGTGTACAGTGGATATGGACATCACTACTGACAGCTCAAATCATcctgacaacaaaaacaagaaccgTTACATTAACATTCTGGCCTGTATGTGGCTGCTTAACATGACTACCATTCAACATTTTAGTGTCAAAGCCAGCAGAAGCATAGCtaattatcttttctttttctagatGACCATAGCAGAGTGAAACTCTCCAACAGTTTGGACAGAGATGGCAGATGTGGGGACTACATTAATGCTAACTTTGTTGATGTAAGTTCATTCTAATTCCCTTTATTAATAATTCCATAATCTCAAAGTAAATTGGAGCGTATTGTAGTGGACCTGAAAAAGCCTCTGTCTGAAGTCATTTCATTGTTTCAATTCTAAgtaaagcagaaagaaatgtgttctgAGTTTTATCACATCACAAAACAACTTATTAACTGTTCAGTCAAACGTGGATGTTTATAAAATAGCCAAGAATAAAGGATTAGGTTGTGGGTGAGTCTGCAGCATTAATGGGCAAACAGAGCTGAGTGTATTTTAACCAAactgtttatttgtaaaattacaaacacaaactgtaGATATTCAATATTTCTTCTACTTACAAGCCACAGATCCAGCAGTCCAACTCTGCTATTTGGTGCACCAGACAGTACTTCTCAGCCTTCTAATACGttttaagaaaatagaaaagtagATTCTGCTTTGTTCTTTCTTCTAGACAGCCTCAGTGATGCATTTGCAGATCATTTCTTCTACAAATTGAAAAACTGTATGTAGTGTTTTGTAAGTCAGTCTGGCTCCTTTGCAGGGTTATGAGCGAACAAGGGCGTACATTGCAGCCCAGGGACCTCTCAAAACTGGAAGGGAGGACTTTTGGAGGATGATCTGGCAGCAGAATGTTGGAGTTATTGTCATGATTACCAACCTAAAGGAGAAAGGACGAGTAAGAGCTAACACAGACTGGTTTCAACTGTGCCAAATTTTTAACCTGACATTGAACTCCATACTTATTATCTTCAGAAAACACATAGCATAATCTTTTTATGTCTTCAGACAAAGTGTGACCAATACTGgccagaagaaaaccaagaAGAATATGGTCCTTACCAGGTGACCCTGAAAAACACCAAGACCCTTGCTTACTATACGCTGCGGAGGTTCACAGTCAGGGATATGACGAATAGGGTATATTACATTCACACACCTATTATATCTTTGCCTAGTACACATACACCACTTTAGCCTCTTTAGTTAACACACATCTTGGTCCTCCAGGTGCCTCAAAGGACAGGGGAACACACTGTTCTCCATTTCCACTACACCCAGTGGCCAGATATGGGCGTCCCAGAATACTCTCTGCCTGTCTTGTCCTTCATCAGAGCATCCTCTGGAGCCCGGACGCAGGAAATGGGACCTGTGTTGGTACACTGCAGGTAGGCTGTCAGACTGGTCCTATATTGTAGATACTGAAGGGAACATTATGACGGATGTAGTGTTAACCTGTGTGTCTCTTATAGTGCTGGTGTGGGTAGAACAGGCACCTACATAGTGATAGACAGCATGTTGCAACAGATCCAAGATCAGGGAATGGTTAATGTTCTTGGCTTCCTCAAACACGTCCGCACACAGAGGAACTTCCTGGTTCAAACAGAGGTAAGTGGAAGCTCTTCTTAGGAGCCACCTTCCTATAGTGACCCCATTATGTAAACGTACTGAATCAAGTTCAAAGATTTAGAGTAGTTTAAGGTTATTTTACAGCCCTAGTCCAAGTCTTCATCTTCAGTAGCCTTTtgcagaaatgttaaaaaaaaaaggaaaaaaaaaattacatcagCCTTCGATTTACCAAATAACAATGTCTTAAACTTTGATTCTCACAACAATAGACAGGTTTACACACAGCAGTTTAGAACAAACTGTTTTCCTCTAACTTTGTCTCCTAGGAGCAGTATGTGTTCATCCATGATGCTCTGGTGGAGGCCATCTTGAGCAGGGACACATTAGTCACTTCGGAGTTCCTCCACACTTATGTGTCTGACCTCCTGACGCCTGGCACCACAGGGAGGACGCGCATGGACAAACAGTTCAAGGTATCGCACTTTCCCACCAGGCCGCCCGACAGACATTAATGATTTCCAGCAAATAGTTGGCACATTGCTTGGCTTTCTATCTTGTTATGCTCTCACCTAACTATTCTCattgaatttttttaacatatctgaCTGGTTTACTTGTGTTTCAGTTGATTAGTCAGCGTCAGGCCAAGCATGCAGACTACAGCACTGCCTTGAAGGATGGCAATGCTGAGAGAAACAGAGCCAGAGCACTGATGCCTGGTAAGCTGGGCTGGATTACTGACTGTATAGTAACTGGACAGTCTGTTATGGGTTGTAGCTTGTCCTGAAGAGgatcctttttttccccctttttttttatttgttat
The window above is part of the Melanotaenia boesemani isolate fMelBoe1 chromosome 23, fMelBoe1.pri, whole genome shotgun sequence genome. Proteins encoded here:
- the ptprz1b gene encoding receptor-type tyrosine-protein phosphatase zeta isoform X1, whose protein sequence is MDFTLPRSDIFILQLLLLSQIVLAMEPLVQGLKKLPEDLDWSYSGGLNQQSWGKKYPSCNGARQSPVDVDETFTQVRLQFQNLQLEGWHKPTSESTTIHNNGKTVAINVDGEFFVSGGGLSSRFRVARLQFHWGSCNASSDGSEHSLNRMKYPLEMQIYSYNPNDFQSLDDAIKEGGRIAALAVLFEVGLEDNENFIPVLEAIDTVSRFGKSGSVEAFTLRSLLPNNTDKYYIYNGSLTTPPCSELVEWIIFKHTVAISEAQLEVFCEVMTMEQAGYVMLTDYLQSNFREQQQQFMGQVFASYTGVEEVLTPTCSSEPQNVQADAQNETTIMVMWERPRAVYDTTIDWYSVTYQKLQGQDQNKREYRTDGDQDVGAIISNLLANSSYVVQVVAVCTNGLRGRWSDQIIVDMPLEDPESDSTADIATGVSGGHKEVSPVAGWEKPENQNQLELAPEDHSPVEEIPAEQTRVYQNHPSHNQNQPTDHIQANQNIPFQVYSSSSPKTASDSAVLQKTGLNQHRSKPDVTDQNWVEGDQLIPANWPFMNPGSNSNGATWVTQAAEQPGFLFPIGRTTVPPSTRRQITEEASLSMLTPQLRDDDPSDQDRENGLLKSDLYTPSVENIKVTDIFYEDTVSSTQMETTTYPATVFASVALGKVTKDFLPSSEDSEAPLDKTVPNPTTSDSSTASTVWIKQNTATASNTPTDSVYKSFTTSPLLRVLMHTTQPMFSEGSNSSHESRVGLVEGMEREKRTVVPLAVVSTLTILCLLVLVGILIYWRNCFQAAHFYPDDSASPKVISAPSTPLLLATGCVTDGHESLTVKQFVKHIMELHSNNTFSKEFEIVKESYEEVQACTVDMDITTDSSNHPDNKNKNRYINILAYDHSRVKLSNSLDRDGRCGDYINANFVDGYERTRAYIAAQGPLKTGREDFWRMIWQQNVGVIVMITNLKEKGRTKCDQYWPEENQEEYGPYQVTLKNTKTLAYYTLRRFTVRDMTNRVPQRTGEHTVLHFHYTQWPDMGVPEYSLPVLSFIRASSGARTQEMGPVLVHCSAGVGRTGTYIVIDSMLQQIQDQGMVNVLGFLKHVRTQRNFLVQTEEQYVFIHDALVEAILSRDTLVTSEFLHTYVSDLLTPGTTGRTRMDKQFKLISQRQAKHADYSTALKDGNAERNRARALMPVERSRVSLSASDTNSTGYINASYVMGHYSSKEFIVTQTPLGSTVADFWRMILEHKTQVVVGLPDAHNQYKECCVYWPRKDLPMSFDGFTVSYSGEDHVCLCYASDEKVLVQDFTVKSPQSDCVLNVRQYSVPCWPNPDSPIRNCFDLVNTVRVYSGYTQGPMIVHDPLGGATSGLFCALTTLYSQLDEEGAVDVYQVARMTNLMRPGVFNDIEQYQYLYRAVLSLVSSQEDQRVLQSPETNGSVPLGQSNVAESLESLM